In Ananas comosus cultivar F153 linkage group 14, ASM154086v1, whole genome shotgun sequence, the genomic stretch CCAAAATTTGTAAAACTATATATAGTTGTGGGATAGTGTTCCAATACAAAGAGTGGTGTATCAGTACCTACTAGAGTATTGATTGGGTAAACTCTTGAGTTTTGCGGAACTGAGAGCTGTACTGGTAGTGATGTTTGAGAGTATTGGTGCTGATATttgggagtaccggtactgatgTTTAGAGAATTGGTACACAATAGAAATCAGCTGCGTACAGGATTCGAGTTTGCAGAATTGACCTTGAGTATCGGAATGCCATGTATAAGTACCTAGTATTAGTATTAGAACTCAATGCTGCAGACCCTGATTTTTCACAACTTGCAATTTCTGGAATTTGGAGCACTTATGGGCATTTTTTTACATCTTAAAAGTACGTGCTCCAttcttcctcctcttcgctACCAAATGCAACAAGGGAAAGGTgagtcttcttcctctctttcacccttttcttttcttttcttctcatttCTTTACTTTCCTCTTAGCTTTCTTCTTTTTCGTTCTTCTCTATGAAACTAGGAACTTAGTGATGTGGAGCTAGAGGCTTGGAAAGGGAGTTGTTGGAGCTTTCAATCTTCAACCTCAACACTTGAGCTTAGGGTTAGAGCTTGATTCAAGGTTACGAAGCTTCATAGAACctctaatttgtaaaaaaattgaaaatatttggtagctatttttagttttgatgaaattagggtttattttggagtgTTTTAAATGAGGACTTTTGTAATGAAATCAATATGTTTAGAACACTCATGTAGGTTGGAATTGAAGCATCATTGACTTGGTTTGAAGGATTAGCAAGGATTTCTTGCTTCAAGGTATTTTTTCACCTATTTTATATGTGACTTTTGATGAATTTCGTGATGAGATTTtgtgaacttttaaaattttttcttcagactaaaagaaaaaagaggacaACTTTGATTTAAGGAATGAATGAATTTCGACAACTATCCGGTAGGTTCAACCTAACCAAAATTgatgaactccccctatgtcttCAATTTTCTTGTTGAGTTTATTATGTGTCCTAGtgcatattaaaatatatatggtTAATTTAGCATAAGATAACATCACTCTATGCATGTGGTATAATTACTCTATAGTAGAGGTTATAAGATACATGATGCATACATTTCTTTGTGCATGAGTTTCATTGATAGTAGAGCCATCTGCTTAGTTGAAACATGTGAGGTTTATCTCCTATACTTGCTATAGTTGAGTTGAGATGTATGTTCCTTTTATAGTTGAGGCATATTACGATATTGGGTATTATTCTCCTTAAATGCAAATTGAGacaatagaaataataaattggAAAATGTATACGTCCAAAAGGTAGAGTATTAAGATTCTACGTCTTTAGTCATGATGTATGATACCACACTTCGATTGGCCAATTATACTCATTTGCATATGCTTGGTAGGGAAGCTCCGTACAAGcttggcactccggagttatgGCTATCACGACATCATACTCATCCATGCGACGTTGAGCGTCGAGTAAGGCATGGTAGGGAGGCTCATCTCAAAGATagagatgttgactaccacgggactATGAGCCATGACACAAGTCAGGACAGTATCTTGTGTAAGTCCTTAAGAGATTGGataaaagttagtaaaatttgacatttgGATATCCCAcatagttgatgcatacatggtAGTTGGATATTCATGATAGTACCTTACTAACAAAGGCACGATAGTAGTAGACTTACTTTTAATTTCAGCTATTTCATTTGTAGGTATCCACatgaggttcttgatttgatcgatgtcctcaccggggtgctagctcccttgcaaaaggacgtctttcttgctagaagatggaagagagaagaggggatagatgacggctagggttttttaaaaactcccgtatattatatataggaatataatcctattcctaataatataatgacaattaaggataagtataaatctagatttaaatttatcttttccttaattggttagatcgatcaaatcctaatttgattcgacttgaattttatattaatttgatcttatcaaattaataatgcaacatttgcacataagtcctcttataatttactaactattagtaagtcctcttagtaacatttacactttaatatcAACAGGTTTATTATGGGATAATTGCTAGTATACCCTTCATTACATTTTGCCAAATACTGATTTAccctactatttttttctttctaaatacCCTCATATGTTCCTACCGTTATTGCCACCAATTACCCTACCAGGTACCCCTGTTTAAACTACTCGGTTAATACATCGAGTTAAATGCATACGAGAGTTAAACctaataaaatacctattttggcCCCTATCTTATTACACTATTGCATAAgttatcctctctttctctcggcCAACTGGCCTGCGTTAATCCTCGGCGTTCCTTCGCGAGCGCCAGCAGCTACCACGCCACCACGCAACGTCGGCGACGGCTTTCCTCCGCTCCACCGTCCACCTCTGCCCCCAAGAAGCCCTCACCCATTTTGCACAAAAAAAACGGCCCGCGAGTCCGGCCGCTCTTGTCGCGTCCTCCTCCCTCAGCCGCCTGGCGGCGCCGAGAGTAAAAgggccggaaaaaaaaaaaaacaaaaaaaaaaaaaaagaaaaaaaaaaaaaaaaaaaaaaaaaaaaaaaaaaaaaaataaaaaaaaaacaaacaacgaTCTTCGTCTCGCCCGAGGCGTCGCACACACACCCGTGCCAGGGAGCAGACACCCCCAGCGGTAATTGCGGCTAAGAAGGGAGAAATGGACCGTGTTGCGCGGAAGGGGAGCGGCAGGTGTGGCGGTCCACGAGGCCTAGTTTGGCCTCATGGACCGGATGAAGAGGAGGTCCagcggtggacctccctctcattatatatatattatatataatactatatatatataatatatattatataattagctCCCTTGCTTGTCTTAAAGCTACCAAGTCATTGTTGCTGTTGTAactttttagccattggattaatagATGGCGGTTAGGAGATGTGGGCTCCTTCGGTTGagcgggtggttggttgaatagtaataCGTATCTAactgggtgaaaatgatcaaaagcgtagattaaaagtaaaaaattcacGAACACCAAGTGTTGGTATCTTTTAAGCACATagccgactctatatatatataatatatatattatatatataattatatatatatatatatattatattaatttattataaatttattcatatagtattttatttttatatagaaatattattatataatattttatttataaatttgtaattatttattaatatttttaaatatataactcttatatattattaatatatgtttattataattttaaatatatttaatctatatataaatattataataataatatatatagtatattatccctaattattatatatttattatatagccgaatttttgatcctgaatttttaattggtgaacgtataatacccgtataaatcaTGTATCAGAATAATTGCCGAATCCGTTTtgtagccgtatttttcaacgaatttaaaaattaaaagacatTTTATCCGAagtatatccgtaccgaatttttgccgaatcttgaattaactaactatacctCCAGCCACCGAGGTTGGTTTAACTGTGATCAATCTCATCCGTTCATCTGCTCGCCCcgacgtgcttaattaattaattgatatttgaagggcaaataagaaaattgtGCGAAAGTCTCTCACATGACTTACAACACTACCAAATCTCCAAAGtggttatttttttaattaaaaactatCCAATTAGACAAAAATGCCCCaacatttttcaaaatttacaataaaaaaaatctcaatttttaCATAAAGTTACCAAGAGAAAACAGGATTGATAagttctattaaatttaattaaaaagataCTTATTTAAGAACGGTCATTTTGTAGTTAAGGGACAAAAAAGTCAACTTAAACCTGTTTGCAAAATATACAACTTTGAGGGGTTATTTGCTCTATGTTGAAAGTACAACTTTGTAATTTGTTAGAGATAGGTATGCATTTTCATTGTTCTGTAGGGACACaaatgcaattaacccaaactTTTGCCGGGCCGAACGTAGATCACACAGATTACAGAAGGGCCAAGCAGGCCGAAAAGGGGCGAGCGAGAAAATGGCGGGGCTGCTGGCGTGGGCGGCGGACGTGGTGGGCGGCGGCCCGACGGACGACGCCGGGGACGACTACAGCCGGCTGGCGATTCCGGTGGTGTTCACCGCGGAGCAGCAGGCGCGGGCGGCGGAGCTGGACGCCCGCGCGGCGTCCCTCCGCCGCTCGATCCGCGATCTCCGNgttaaacatgagttaaatgcataccagagttaaaacctaattaaaatacctattttgcccctaccttattaAACTATTGCCTTAAgttatcctctctttctctcccaacttgGCCTCTTAATCCTCGCCGCCGCGAGCGCCAGCAGCTCACCACCACCGCCAACCTCggcgccggctcctccgcctccacctccacctctgCCCCCAAGAAGCCTCACCCATTTGCACAAAAAAAACAGCCCGCGAGTCGCCGCTCttgtcgtcgtcctcctcctcctccgccgccttggccggcgccgAGAGTAAAGGGCCGCAACGACGATCCCGTCTCGCCCGAGGCCGTCCGCgtgccgggagcaagagggcgcGGTATTGCGCGCAGAAGGGAGAAATGGCGCAGTGTTGCGCGCGGAGGGGAGCGGCAGCTGTGCGTGGTCcacgagtgaaaatgatcaaaggcgtagatctaacggtaaaaaattcacaagcaccaagtgtttggtacttttacaagcaccatagccggactatatatatatatatatatatatatatatatatacacacacacatagacatatatatagaattatgctactatcgatagtaccaagcgtttggtactatcgagttttcagccgttggataaaaagatgtgcgattaggatgatagtggtcccctagggttgagtgggtggttgcttgaatagtataatttaacaggtggaaatgatcaaaggatagatctaacggcagaaaacttgatagtaccaagagcttagtactatcaatagtatagtagccggactccacacacacacacacacacacacacacacacatacatgagcagggctgctgtgctcttagcagcacggaggcttctgtcctcctaagccattttcgatgatagaattttcgaatcaacgatccgcTTTGAtagacttaatctagcgtatttgaaatatttcaaaaataattttttgtaatttttcgatatcatttatctaacgatcaaaagggttcaaaatcaataatttttagtgGTTGATGTCTACCGTTtccaagtttaacggtgtagaagtatccaaataagatgaaattttaatagaaaattctctgTACTATCTACCGCatgatcaatatctctgatcgaaaattttaattctatattatcaccttttgtgaaattttttattttcagccattgattttgaaccatttcgatcgctaggtaaatgatatcgaaaaatcgtaaaatttattttctagatacttcaaatatgctagatcaagtataACAAAgcggattgtcgattcggaaattctatcatcgaaaatggatTAGGAGCATAGCAGCTTTGctctatctctatatatatatagttatatacacatacatacaaatatatgtatataattgagctagtgTGCTTCTGGAAATATGGTACTCCTAACTTTTGTGCCCCTGGATGCCTAGGGTTTACTATTTAGTGGTGGCATTATTGTGGATCCAAGAGCCCAAAAGTTGAACTATGTACTTCCGAAAGCACCGCAgatgaactctctctctctctctctctctatNCTCTGTCTCGATGTGAGAGGGagtattgaaaataaatataaaaatattattttttggcggcttaagcttttagagataGACCGTTGTTTCACATTGTGTAACTACTGCATGGAGAAAATTGTTGAATATAATTACtaaaaataccgttctctagTAACTTGAGCTTTTCACATTATTGTTTAACATAGCAGTTAGACCAGGAGGTCTCGAGTTTGAATCCTATCAAACCCCTAGTCTTATTTAGTTTAAGTCCATGTTTTGGCCTATCATAAGTCTCTAGACGTGAGGGGAGtgctgaatataaatattagaaaaatcaTTGTTTGGTAGATCAAGCTTTTAAAGATAGAGCTCCCGTATAATGCTTTTCGGAATAGCACTTCTCATTAACTAATTTTTCAGATCATACGACATCCTACAACATTACCAATTAGGGCCTTTGGATTTGTTTGGCTATGCttttttttctcacaaaaaTGGTAAAGAGAACTTAAATATAGTGCTTCTCCGAATAGCACTTCTCATAGACTATATACGAGAGAGCACGACATCCTGCAATATTGCCAAATATGCCCTTGGATTTGTTTGGCTTTCTTCAACTTTGCTTTTAGCTGTAGTTATCTATAGGGTGGTCTAATGTTATGTGTAACAGAGTGTTTGGCAATTAGAAAAGTCGAGAGCTTCTACTATAAGGGGAAGCAAAAATGCTATTTTAAGGCCTAAGAAAGAAGCCCTAGTTTAGTCTTTGGCTTCTGATTATTTGTTGCAAAAAGAAGCTGCTAAGGGAATTAGGTCCCAACAGAAGGAGGTAGAGATGGTTTGCCTTTTTCACCTATCACGGACTATTGCCTTAAGTGCCTACGGACGTTTGGGATTCTGCCGTAGATCGAATCCTAGATGGGGCAAAGATTTGGTCCTTGTCTCCTTGACCGTCTAGATTATCTCAATTCCGTGATTACGGTAAATGGCCTAATAACGAATCAAGGCTTGCTAACTTGCGACTAATTACAGGAAAAGTAGTTAATTCCTACCCTAATATGTGTCCGGCCCTGCCTTATAAGATTAAAAATGCTGCATGCTGATTCTTGAATCTGTTTGGCATCGTTTCTCATATTCTTTCCCTTTCATCTCTCATTCCCTGTCCTGAATTTTTGTAACACTTTCACTCTTTTTTGAAATTCATATACTCGAGTGCAGCTTATTACATGCATATGTGGCATACTAGATTTGAATGTTGCTGTTAGGTACACTTCATACGAGTATTGCTACATGTTAAGATGTCCTTGCTTCATTTCATAGACACGGTAGTTGGTGTTGCATGTGGATATCTGTTACCTAATCGTTCTTGGAGCGTTTAGTTTCTAAATTCTTTAGGAAAATACATTTGTAATACTTCCAATAGGTAATTACTTATTAAACGGACGGAAGATGCTAAAAGAAGAGCCTATATTAAGCAATTAACTTGTTAGATATGATGAGTTCTTCATCATATTCTATATCACCTTCTTTCATATAATAGTGGATTTTGGTATTTTCATTCATCTTCTCACTCACTATATGTTATACTGTTAGTACTGGTTGCATTCAGGTTTNNNNNNNNNNNNNNNNNNNNNNNNNagatgttgaaacttttggtaacattatctaaaattaattaaataaataaataaattaattgtatattttttataatattaaataacatggctaattaatattaccgtgcgaaccaaacacaggaattccacattcttagtaatagaatgaataggaataagattctcggatatcttttattcctagtaatcttttataatgcgaaccaaacgcacc encodes the following:
- the LOC109720347 gene encoding uncharacterized protein LOC109720347: MAGLLAWAADVVGGGPTDDAGDDYSRLAIPVVFTAEQQARAAELDARAASLRRSIRDLRLSSLSLPTWPLNPRRRERQQLTTTANLGAGSSASTSTSAPKKPHPFAQKKQPASRRSCRRPPPPPPPWPAPRVKGRNDDPVSPEAVRVPGARGREAFQCRIIVFLLYAAQREKLLEKQLHSLIEQLTAKQAQAENLMTEIHAKEKDLERLNGLKTNLDSGVAEVNAARNRFGRSFSVSGGAFEDRDVKAFRRGVRTDSQQKLMLLRSAFVIYILALHVIVFIKISF